GTAAGGCGACCTGTAGACTCGGCATGAGTTCAGCTAATGCAGAACCAGATGCTTTCCCACCAGTTTCCCCCCTGGTGGGAACCGTGCTAGCTGTACAGGCGAATTTTTATCAAGTAGGAATGGATAGCGAGAAAGAATCTGACTCGCTTCCCACTAATCAATTACTTTGTACCCGACGCACCAGGCTAAAAAAAATCGGCCAACAGGTGATGGTGGGTGACCGAGTAATAGTTGAAGAACCGGACTGGTTAGGAGGTAGAGGTGCTATAGCAGAAGTTTTACCCCGCGAAACCGAATTAGACCGTCCTCCCATTGCCAATGCCAATCAAATTTTACTAGTGTTTGCCATTGCCGATCCTCCCCTCGACCCTTACCAAATGACTCGCTTTTTAGTGAAAGCTGAATCTACCGAGTTAGAGGTGTGTTTATGCCTGAATAAAAGCGATTTAGTCAGCGATGAAGAACTCGGTCAGTGGCGCGATCGCTTTAGCAGTTGGGGATACCAACCAATATTTATCAGCGTTTTGCATAGCATTGGTTTAGCAGAGCTAAAAAAACAATTAAATAATAGAATAACCGTTTTAGCTGGCCCTTCAGGGGTTGGTAAATCAAGTATTATTAACTATTTAATTCCTGATGTAGATGTCCGGGTAGGAGAAGTTTCCGGAAAACTTAACCGGGGGCGACATACCACCAGGCACGTAGAATTATTTCAATTACCCAGTGGTGGTTTTTTAGCAGATACTCCAGGATTTAATCAACCAGACTTAGACATTTTTCCCGCAGAATTAGATCGCTATTTCCCCGAAGCACAACAACATTTAGAAGTAGCTAGCTGTCAGTTTAGAGATTGCCTGCATCGCGATGAACCAAATTGTGCAGTGCGGGGAGATTGGGAGCGGTACGAATATTATCTAGATTTACTAGAAGAAGCGATCGTATATCAAGAGCAATTCAATCAACAATCCGATCCAGATGCAGCATTAAAATTAAAAACTAAGGGAAAAGGTAAAAGTAAATACGAACCCAGGTTAGCAGCTAAAAAATATCGTCGTACCTCTCGCAAAACTCAGCAACAAAAGTTGCAGGAATTGTATAACGAAGATGAGGATATTTAATAAATATGGAAGGATTCTACAAAGAAGACCTCGCCTTTATTCATGATGTTGGCTTTCGTGATTACGCCCTCAAATCTGCGCCTGGAATATTAAAAATTTTACACGACTATCAAATCCAATCTGGTTTAGTAGTCGATTTAGGTTGTGGTAGCGGATTGTGGGCAAAAGAGCTTATTTTGGCTAATTATCAGGTGTTTGGTATCGATATTTCTCATGCAATGATAAATATTGCCCGCCAAAGAGTACCAGAAGCCGAATTTTTGGTGGGGTCATTATTCCAAACAGAGATACCTACCTGTAATGCCGTTACTTCTATTGGTGAATGTCTCAATTATTTGTTTGATACAGGCAATAATAACCAAGCTATTCGGCAACTATTTCATCGGATTTATAACGCCTTAAAACCTAGAGGGTTGTTTATTTTTGATATTGCAGAACCGGAACAATTAACACCTGGGATTACCCATCAGGGGTTTACAGAAAAAGAAGATTGGATAGTACTAGTAGAAAAAGAAGAGGATCGAGAACAACAAATTTTAACTCGTCGGATTATCAGCTTTCGTAAATTAGGAGAATACTATAGGCGAGATGAAGAAATTCATCGTTTACGCTTATATAAATCGACAGATATTGCAGAACAACTGGAACAAGTCGGTTTTCAAGTACAAACAATTAATATTTACGGTGATTACCAATTACCGAAAGCTCATACAGCATTTATTGCATTAAAAAAGTAGTAAATATAGGTTTGTAGTAAGGACTTTAGTCCTTAGTTTATGAATATGAGAGGACTGAAGTCCTCACTACAAACCGACTTCATCATTCACTGTTGTAATATCAATATCACCACCTGCATTAATCCTACTATAAAACCTAAAATGCCACCTAAATTAACGATTGCTTGTAACTCGCTTCTCACTATTCCTTGAATTGCTAACTCTAAATCCTTGGGAGAAGTTGCTTTTACCCTTTCCATAATTACTTGGTCAATATTCATAATTGGGATTGCTTGTTCGACAATTTTTTGCAAATCTCGTTCCAAATATTTTTCTAAGACTAAAGCTAATTCCTTACTAACTACTTCTAAAGAAGAAGTAACCACAGTGGAATTTCGCAAGCGATTGAGAATTAAAGAAGCAGTTGCTTCCCAATTTATTGAACCTGTTAATCCTTGAAGCATTTCAGAACCGCTACTTTGGACATAGCTACGGATACTATCGCGCATGGTTTTACGCAATTGTCTCACTGTTGAAACAGGTAAATTTTGTAAAGATAAAGTTTCCAGCCATTGCTTCAATCTTTCTCTGACGGCTAAGGAAGAAAGCAATTCTTGCAAACGAGCATTAGTATCTTCTTTTTCATCTAGGCAATAAGTACGCAGACGAGTGAGGGTATTTTTCAAACCGAACAAGTTGGCAACTACCCAATAAGTACCGCTGGTTTTTTCGCGAAATCCATCATCGATTACTTGAATATTGCGATCGGTCAAAAAATCAATCAAAGCTACTCGCAAAGCATCTGGTGGTAGCACTACTTGCAGTAACCAATCCGCTAGCTGACTCGCTTGTTGTTCGGTAAGTTGAAATTCTAATAAAACTTGGTCAAAAATATGGTTTATTTGCACTTCTAGAAAATCTTCTCGACGAGCTAAAACCTTTAGCAAGCGAGGTAAAGATTCTCCCAGTAAGTCTTTCAAAATACCTGCCAGTATTTTGGCGCTTTTTTGTTCTTTATCTATTTGAATTTGTTCGATCGCTAAACGCAACAACCAGAGAATCGCCGATTGGACGCGCTCGGTGTGGAGCAATTTCCGAGCCAAATTTTCTAATTCTTCTGGTGTAAGCAGCGACCCCATAATTGTATCGGAGATTCGCTTTGCTAGGCGCTCTTGATTCGCTGGAATCAAACCGGGTGTAAAAGGTAGTCGCCGCTTACCAAGGTAAATCGCGCGATAAGGACGAAAGAGCATTTTGATGGCTATGTCGTTAGTAAAATAGCCAATTACTGCTCCTAATACGGGAGGACTAATGTAAAGCCAGATGTTAGGTGTAATCAACGCAGCAGTAGGATCGCTAAATTAATTAAGCTCAAAAAAACCAAATTTTATATCACCAGTTTCTTCAGACAACAGCCCTTGCGATTTAGATTAATCTTCTTTATTATTTAAGGATTACTATTAATCACTACATTTAAAAAAAGCGTGTCACAGAAATTATCTGGGTAACTCTTTTTTGGCTCTGCGGTGAAAAAAAGTAATAAATGACAATCTAATTAAAGGCAGCCCGTACTATAACAAAGAGGAACAAGGGACAATGATAAGTCCGCAGTCTGTAGTTTAGTGTTTGGGCTTTTTTGAGCTTACATCTTTTATTTTATTTTGTGATTAGTAAAACACCCATCATGCCCCCTGCAATCTGATAGTGAGTAGCAGAAGCAAAGCCAGCTTGACGAGCTAACTGAATCTGTTGTGTCCCGATGGGAAATTTGTCTAAACTGGGGCTAATGTAAGCATACTCCTCCGTTAAGCCGAACAGGTGAGCAGTGGGAACTACTAAGTTACCTAGATACCACTGCTGAAAGTTGCGTAGCATCGGATTGTTGGGGCGGTGAAAGTCAAGGATGGCAGCTTTGGCACCGGGTTTGAGGACGCGATGTAATTCTTTGAGACATAGGGGGATGTCGGTGACGTTTCGCAAACCGTAACCCATTGTGGCGCAGTCGAAATAGTTGTCCTCAAAGGGCAGATCTAAAACGTCTGCTTCGATCCAGGTAATGGAGAGTGGGGGATAATAGTTTGCCAGTCGTTCGGCGGCTTTTGCTAATTGGGCGCAGGAAAAATCGACTCCGAAGACTTTGCCAGTGCTTCCTACCTGACGCGCTAGCCCGATCGCTAAATCTCCGCTTCCACAACACAAATCTAAACAAGTATTTCCGGGACTGGCATTACTCCAGTCGATCGTCATTTGTTTCCAGATGCGATGCTGGGCTAGACTCAACCAGTCGTTAAGGGAGTCGTAAACCGGGGCAATTCGGTTAAAAATGGCTTGAATTTCGCTAGCACGACTATCTTGGGACATTCGATTTTAGATTTTAGATTTTAGATTTTAGATTTTAAATGGCTGTGAGTTAAAAATCTAAAATCGGTTTTTTGCTCAAAAACTCTTGGGTGATTAAGCAGCGGCATTAGTGCTTAAGAGGGCGAGGGCTACTTGCTGCGCGGTGAGATGAATCAGTTTAATTTCGTCTTCTCGCAGTTGGCAAGGGCGTTTCCATTGGAGGGACAAAACTCCCAGTACTTTGTCTCGGTATGTAATGGGAACGATTAAATGAGCTTCTACACCAGAAGCGGGGTAATGGGCTACGCCTGCTAAGTTAGCGTCTGCCGGTACGTTTACCGATACCTGCATTTGCTTTTTGGCGATCGCATCTTGAGTCAGGGGGTCTTGGGCCAGCCAATTATCTAGCGGGCCATTAGCGCTGTAAATACCTTGGGCAGAATCTAAACTATCGTTCTGCACTAGCTGAAAGATACAACCATCTGCGTCGAAGTTTTCGCCAAACGCGATCGCGATCGGTTCCAGACACGCTTTGACAGAAGAAGCTTCTTGAGCAACTTGTACTACCGTAGACAGTAAAGCGGTTTGAGCTTGGGCGCGGCGCAGTTCTTCTGTACGCTGTTTGAGTAATTCATAAGTCTCGGTTGCCCTTTGTACTACTGCTTTCAGTTCGTTAGGGTCCCAAGGCTTGGTGATGTACTTGTAAACTTGACCGGAATTAATCGCATCCACCAAATCTTCTATATCAGTAAAGCCTGTCAAGATAATTCGCACCGTGTCGGGAAATTGAGGCACGGTTTTACTGAGGAACTCTGTACCCTTCATTTCCGGCATTCGCTGATCGGAAATAATGACAGCAACTTCCCCTTCTAATGACAAAACTTCTAAGGCATGAATCCCGCTTTCTGCCTTAAGTACGTTAAAATCTCGCCGAAAAGTGCGGTAGAGCAGATCCAAGTTATCTGGTTCATCGTCTACTACCAGCATCTTGGGCTTTTTCCGTCGTTCTAGGCTCATAAGTTGACGCCGGATGCTCTCAAGTTCTGGAATGCCATTATCCATATTATTATGAATCAACTCCTTTCAGCCAACGAGGGTTGGCAACGCTCCTGCCTGAATCGTAACAATTATTGTCTTTCGATCTACCGATCGCGTTACCTTTAGAAAGGATTGTTTTGATTTTGGTCGATCGCTTTTGTTAAATCCAAAGCTGCTATTTTAGCAATTAACCGCGTAATTTTTCTGTTTGCTGTGATGAGCACAACCAAACACGGTCTTCAGGCCATACTATTCGAGCCGTGGGCAAAATCTCAAATCTAAAATCGATTGACTTTTATGACATCAGATGCTGCTAACTCTAGCCCTCAACCGACCAATTCTACAGGTGAGATGGAAAACTTATTACTGAGTCTCCGGCGGAAAGAAGGGACTTGGGTGGATTGGGGAAAAGCTTGCCAAACGTTGCAAAAGGCAGGTTATAACCCACAGGTAATTTTTCAGGAGACGGGGTTTGAGCCAATTCACCAAAATCAGGTGATCGTGGCTTCGCAAGTTTATACTAGTTTGGAAAATGCTGGGGTATCGGATGAGGTGCGATCGCATTTCCAACGTACTGGTAGCGATAGTTTGTACGAGTTTCGCATCCTCACCCAACCAGAGAGGGCGGCGGCGGCTACCTTTGCCGTAGAATCCAAGCTGGATTCGCTAGGGGCGAAAGATTTAGCTAAAGCAATGAAAGATGTTTCCCGTTTGCGGAGTTTGCCGGTTGGGTTTACCGATCGTCCGGGGGATGCTTTAGCTTATCAATATTGGAAATATGCTAGGGAACAGTCGGATTTGCCTGAGCGATCGCGCTTAATTGCTCAGGGTTTAAAATATGCCCAAAGCGATACGGCTAGGCAACAAATTGAAAAGTTGCTAACTGATTTTAGCGTGACGCCCCGCCGTCCCGCACCCCGCTTGCCTGTTTATCGATTGGAAGTGGAGGATGAATTACCCCGCGTTTTGCCGTTAGTTGGCAAACTCCCCTTGAGCGTTGCAGATGTGAAAGGGGTTCCTTTAGTGGAGGAAATCGGGGCGTTCCGAATGGTGAAATTTGCCGGAGAGGGGGCATGGGTTCCCGTTCCCGGTTGGCAAGTTATCGTCAATGGGGAAGATCCGATCGCCATTCTCTGTGATAGCGATCGATTGCCCAACCAACAAAACAATTACAAAGAAGAAGTTTTACTAGTGATCGATCGGGCGAATCGAGAATGGGACGCTAATAGCTATTTTGCGATCGACGAAGACGGACAGGTACAAATTCAATGGTTTGAAGAATCTCCCCAACCACCTATTCTCGGAAAACTCCTTTTAGTGATGCGACCGAAGAAAATTGTCGATGAAAATCTTAATAAAGATGTTTGGCAAATAGATGAATAAAAGAAGGATGAAGACTCAGAATTGGGAAATTAGAAAGTTCTAGCTTCCCGACGATCGCCTCTTTTTAGTTTCCCGTGCGCGTGCGATCGCTTTTGAACTACTCTCATCATAGGATATTACCAACCCCTTGGTAAAAAAGGATTCTGTCTTTTTTTTAGCCAGAAAAGGCAGAATTCTTTTACTCACATTTTGCACCATGCTCAACCAGACCTGAAAAACCCGGGTTTTTCACGAAAAATATCGGCTGGACAAGTGAAATGCTACAGTGCTTGCCCAGCCTACAAATAGTCCGTTTGATTTGCAGTAATTTTTCCGAAATGGAAATTTTAAAAATGTTTTAGTTAATGTAATATAGATGGCTAGAAAACACAACTTCCTATTTTTGGCAATTCCTAGTTAGGGTAATCAATTCTTTTGTGAGAAGTAAATGCTGCAAGTTACATTACCAGAAATCACCAAAACCCAAGCCCTGTTAAACTGCCCTTGGCTCGATTCTCCTTTTTTTGAAGAATTACTAGCGCAATCAAATCTAGATGAACAAACTAAACAGCAAATCAAACAATTTTCCGATAATGGCTACCTAATTATCGATCCGGAAATCGATAATTTTGATGTAGTAGCGGAGCGATTAATTAATGATTTAAAACCCCACTACTTAGACCCGGGTAGGATTCAAGATGCTTGGAAATTTAACGATGATGTAAAACACATTGCTGTAGCACCAAAAGTTTTATCCATATTGAGAATACTTTATCAGCGCGAACCAATACCCTTTCAAACATTAAATTTTCCTAGAGGTACCGAACAAAGTACTCATAGCGATTCTATTCACTTCCACTGTATTCCTCATGGATTTATGTGTGGAGTTTGGTTAGCTTTAGAAGATGTTGATTCCGAAAATGGCCCACTACATTATTACCCTGGTAGCCATAAGTTGCCCTACTTCGATCTAAGTAATCTTGGCATAAGTGGTAGCTATCAACAACATCCTTACGAGCGATATGATGTTTATGAGGATTTACTAAAAGCTGTAATTGCCAAATATCAATTAAAAAAAGTCGATATCTCTATTCGTAAAGGTCAAGCCCTGATTTGGGCAGCAAATTTGCTACATGGTGGCAGCCCTATTTTAGACCCCAATAGAACGCGCCATAGCCAAGTTACTCATTATTACTTTTCTGATTGCCTATATTATACACCTCTATTATCTGACCCATTTCTGAAACGAATTTACATGAAAAAAATTACCAATATTATGACAGGTGAAATCGTACCTCATTACTATAATGGGAAAAGAATTGAGGTAGAAGCAGAAGATAAAATCAAAATTTTTACCAGTGAAGAAGAACTGGATAAGTTGCGACTAGAACTTTATCAAACTAAAGCAGAATTAAAGAAAACTAATCACGTAATGCGTGCGATGGAAAGTAGCAAGTTTTGGCAGTTGAGAAATCGGTGGTTCATGCTGAGAAAAGCTTTGGGATTAGTGAAAGGGGAACAGATTTATAATCCTATCAACAATTCTTAATAGGAGAGAATTCTCCGATTTAAAATTGAGAATTCAGAATCGGTTAAAACAGCTTTTTGTTGTAGGAAATAAGCTTCAGAAACCAGGTTTTTTGAAGAAACCGGGTTTCTATCTAACCTACGATTCTAAGAAACGCGATTATTATTGCAACGGTAAAGCTGATAGGGGATGCCAATGCGATGATATCCTGTGGGATCGATTTTACAATTGCCATTGCTTGAAATTGGTAATTCTAGTGGATAGCTTTGCCTTTTCATTCCGGGAGCAATTACCCATAAATTCAGGGGAAATTTAGCAGGTGTAGCTAGTTGGGAAATTTTTTGCCAAACTGGTTCGTAGCCTGGAGAACGTTCAAAAAAAGCAATTTTTGGACAGGTTTCTAATTTTTTTGATTGGCACATAGCAGGTTTCATTTTATCAATTGCCAAAGCAAAGCTCAATCCCAAAGCTACGTCTTGAAAATCATTGTATCCAACTACAACCATCAGCGGAAGAGATGGTTCCGCGAGCATATTATCTGCTATTTTTTGGGGATTGTAAGGCTTTTGAAAAACGAAGCCATAAATCACGAAAATACAGCTAAAAACACCTACTAATAAAGGATAAAGGATGAAGGATGAAGGATAAAATTTAGTCTTTTGTATTTCTTCTTTTTTGATTTTTTTAATGCTAAAAGTCGCACCTATTAGAGCGCAAATGGCTGGATAATAGACGAAGTTATAACGAGGAGCAACGGAAATGTCTTTACCTAATAAATAAATAATTGCTAAAAATTCTAATACTACGCAAATGATAAAAGTTCCTAAAGTAGCTGTAGGTAATAGAGTTGTAGGGGTGTTGGTTAATTGTTTAATTCCTTGAAAAAAATGCCATCCTAACCAAGTGCCAAATACAATCATTAAAATTGCAGCAGGAATAATTACCCAGAGTGGTTGGCTTTCGACGGGTAAAGCAATTACCATCAGCAACCAAGCAGCGATTATTTGATATAAAGGAGCGATGTTTTGTGGCTGTGGCAACCAACTGGTTTCGGGACGGCTAAAATGTCCTAATAATGCTGGTATCCAAGGGATAAATAAGGCAAAAGGTAAAAGACAAAAGGTAAAAGTTGAAAGATAAAGAGATATTCGTTTTATTTTTAGTTTTAAAAATAGCAATGCTAAAGTGGCGAATTGAGCGAGTAAAGCAAGAATAAAAAAGTAGTGAATGTATAAACCGATCGCATTTACGATCGCCCAACTAAACCAAACGATCGGACGCCATTTTTTTTCAGATATGTCTTGTTGAATTTGAATTAATCCGATTAAAGATAAAGTGATTATCAGTACTGGGAGGGTGTAATGGCGTGCTTCCTGGGAGATGTAAACACCAAAGGGAGAAACTGCCATGAAAGCAGCGGCAATTAATCCAGCTTGGCGGGAGGAAAAAGCAATTTTATTGAGGAAGTAAATTGCTGCGATCGCACTGACGCCAAATAACGCAGGTAGCGATCGCAATTTGAATAACAGCCCTGGATAATCAGTTCTGGTGTTTCCCAGCCAGGAGTGCATCAGGCAAAAAAACAAAGGCGGGTGGGTAGACTGATTGGCTAAGTTTTGGGCAATTTGGGGACAACCAACCGCTGCATTAAAAGTAAAAATTTCTGGTAATTTGGTGAGAGAAAAAACCTCGTTAAGGGGTATATCATTGTAAGATTTCCCCATCGCGAACAAAGCAGTGATTACCTCATCTAGCCAGAGAGGTTTAAAATCGAGATTGACAAAGCGGAGGGTTGTTCCCAATGCGATCGCAAAAGCCAAACCCAAGTAATGACGAGAAAATTTCATTCCGTTGATAGCGGTTTTTTGAGGAAATCAGCCAGTTCTTGGGCTAACCACTCTTTTTCTTGGGTTGTCAGGGAAAAAATTAAACTGTGAGTACGAATTCCTTCCACCAAGCTAAACACTGTAATTGGTTGAGGAATTTGGTTTCTCACACCGGCTAGGAACTCATCCATTTTTCTCATGTGAGAAATCAGTTCTAGACGATCGATATCTTTTGTTCTTCCCTGAACTTGGTAAAATACCCCCAATAAAGACCAACGCAGCCAGAAATGTTTACGAGAAATTTCCAATCGGCTGCGTCCCCATAATTTGAACAAGGCGTCTTTTAATTTTACCGCTCCGATCATCCAAACCAACATGGAATAAAGGGTAAGGAACAAGAAAATAGAACGGGTAAACTCAGCACCGATCAAAGAGAACACGAAAAACGGCGTGACAAACCAAATTAAAGCAAACACGAACTCCGCAACATCCCAATATTCCCATCCTTTCGGCGGAATTTCTGCTACTAAATGCTTGGCTGTTTTAGTTAGGGTAATCCGACTACCAGCGGGACGGCGATGCTTCGGGACTAAAAGACCTTCTCCTTTTAGTACGGAAAGGGCTTGTTTAGCTGACAAAAAGCGGTCTTCGACAGTTGGCTGGAGTAATTTTTCCAACCAATCGGTAAAATCTGGGGAGATTTGCAGATGAGTTGCTAGATCGGTTTTGAGTTGGGTATGGTGAAATTCAATTGGCGATCGATGAGTCAGCAGAAAAACTAACGTCGCACCTAAATTGTACAGATCGGTAGCGGGAAAAGCTTGTCCCCGAAACTGTTCCGGTGCCATATATCCGTAAGTACCGACTACTGTATTACCAGCCACCATCGTACTTTGATAACTGGCGTTTACCGATCCGAAATCTACTAAAAAAATATGCCCGTCATCTCGCCTGATGATATTTTGCGGTTTAATATCTCGGTGAATGACAGGTGGTGTAAATCGGTGCAAATAAGTCAAAATAGACAAAATTTGACTGGCGATATCTTTTACTTCGCTTTCAGTAGTATGCCAACCGCTTTCCACTAAGGAAAAAAGCGATCGCCCTTCTGCCAATTCTTGAACTAAATAAAAAGACTGATTT
This genomic stretch from Leptolyngbyaceae cyanobacterium harbors:
- a CDS encoding RuBisCO accumulation factor 1, which translates into the protein MTSDAANSSPQPTNSTGEMENLLLSLRRKEGTWVDWGKACQTLQKAGYNPQVIFQETGFEPIHQNQVIVASQVYTSLENAGVSDEVRSHFQRTGSDSLYEFRILTQPERAAAATFAVESKLDSLGAKDLAKAMKDVSRLRSLPVGFTDRPGDALAYQYWKYAREQSDLPERSRLIAQGLKYAQSDTARQQIEKLLTDFSVTPRRPAPRLPVYRLEVEDELPRVLPLVGKLPLSVADVKGVPLVEEIGAFRMVKFAGEGAWVPVPGWQVIVNGEDPIAILCDSDRLPNQQNNYKEEVLLVIDRANREWDANSYFAIDEDGQVQIQWFEESPQPPILGKLLLVMRPKKIVDENLNKDVWQIDE
- a CDS encoding DUF445 family protein is translated as MITPNIWLYISPPVLGAVIGYFTNDIAIKMLFRPYRAIYLGKRRLPFTPGLIPANQERLAKRISDTIMGSLLTPEELENLARKLLHTERVQSAILWLLRLAIEQIQIDKEQKSAKILAGILKDLLGESLPRLLKVLARREDFLEVQINHIFDQVLLEFQLTEQQASQLADWLLQVVLPPDALRVALIDFLTDRNIQVIDDGFREKTSGTYWVVANLFGLKNTLTRLRTYCLDEKEDTNARLQELLSSLAVRERLKQWLETLSLQNLPVSTVRQLRKTMRDSIRSYVQSSGSEMLQGLTGSINWEATASLILNRLRNSTVVTSSLEVVSKELALVLEKYLERDLQKIVEQAIPIMNIDQVIMERVKATSPKDLELAIQGIVRSELQAIVNLGGILGFIVGLMQVVILILQQ
- the ubiE gene encoding bifunctional demethylmenaquinone methyltransferase/2-methoxy-6-polyprenyl-1,4-benzoquinol methylase UbiE; protein product: MSQDSRASEIQAIFNRIAPVYDSLNDWLSLAQHRIWKQMTIDWSNASPGNTCLDLCCGSGDLAIGLARQVGSTGKVFGVDFSCAQLAKAAERLANYYPPLSITWIEADVLDLPFEDNYFDCATMGYGLRNVTDIPLCLKELHRVLKPGAKAAILDFHRPNNPMLRNFQQWYLGNLVVPTAHLFGLTEEYAYISPSLDKFPIGTQQIQLARQAGFASATHYQIAGGMMGVLLITK
- a CDS encoding phytanoyl-CoA dioxygenase family protein, coding for MLQVTLPEITKTQALLNCPWLDSPFFEELLAQSNLDEQTKQQIKQFSDNGYLIIDPEIDNFDVVAERLINDLKPHYLDPGRIQDAWKFNDDVKHIAVAPKVLSILRILYQREPIPFQTLNFPRGTEQSTHSDSIHFHCIPHGFMCGVWLALEDVDSENGPLHYYPGSHKLPYFDLSNLGISGSYQQHPYERYDVYEDLLKAVIAKYQLKKVDISIRKGQALIWAANLLHGGSPILDPNRTRHSQVTHYYFSDCLYYTPLLSDPFLKRIYMKKITNIMTGEIVPHYYNGKRIEVEAEDKIKIFTSEEELDKLRLELYQTKAELKKTNHVMRAMESSKFWQLRNRWFMLRKALGLVKGEQIYNPINNS
- a CDS encoding glycosyltransferase family 39 protein → MKFSRHYLGLAFAIALGTTLRFVNLDFKPLWLDEVITALFAMGKSYNDIPLNEVFSLTKLPEIFTFNAAVGCPQIAQNLANQSTHPPLFFCLMHSWLGNTRTDYPGLLFKLRSLPALFGVSAIAAIYFLNKIAFSSRQAGLIAAAFMAVSPFGVYISQEARHYTLPVLIITLSLIGLIQIQQDISEKKWRPIVWFSWAIVNAIGLYIHYFFILALLAQFATLALLFLKLKIKRISLYLSTFTFCLLPFALFIPWIPALLGHFSRPETSWLPQPQNIAPLYQIIAAWLLMVIALPVESQPLWVIIPAAILMIVFGTWLGWHFFQGIKQLTNTPTTLLPTATLGTFIICVVLEFLAIIYLLGKDISVAPRYNFVYYPAICALIGATFSIKKIKKEEIQKTKFYPSSFILYPLLVGVFSCIFVIYGFVFQKPYNPQKIADNMLAEPSLPLMVVVGYNDFQDVALGLSFALAIDKMKPAMCQSKKLETCPKIAFFERSPGYEPVWQKISQLATPAKFPLNLWVIAPGMKRQSYPLELPISSNGNCKIDPTGYHRIGIPYQLYRCNNNRVS
- a CDS encoding class I SAM-dependent methyltransferase produces the protein MEGFYKEDLAFIHDVGFRDYALKSAPGILKILHDYQIQSGLVVDLGCGSGLWAKELILANYQVFGIDISHAMINIARQRVPEAEFLVGSLFQTEIPTCNAVTSIGECLNYLFDTGNNNQAIRQLFHRIYNALKPRGLFIFDIAEPEQLTPGITHQGFTEKEDWIVLVEKEEDREQQILTRRIISFRKLGEYYRRDEEIHRLRLYKSTDIAEQLEQVGFQVQTINIYGDYQLPKAHTAFIALKK
- the rsgA gene encoding small ribosomal subunit biogenesis GTPase RsgA, whose protein sequence is MSSANAEPDAFPPVSPLVGTVLAVQANFYQVGMDSEKESDSLPTNQLLCTRRTRLKKIGQQVMVGDRVIVEEPDWLGGRGAIAEVLPRETELDRPPIANANQILLVFAIADPPLDPYQMTRFLVKAESTELEVCLCLNKSDLVSDEELGQWRDRFSSWGYQPIFISVLHSIGLAELKKQLNNRITVLAGPSGVGKSSIINYLIPDVDVRVGEVSGKLNRGRHTTRHVELFQLPSGGFLADTPGFNQPDLDIFPAELDRYFPEAQQHLEVASCQFRDCLHRDEPNCAVRGDWERYEYYLDLLEEAIVYQEQFNQQSDPDAALKLKTKGKGKSKYEPRLAAKKYRRTSRKTQQQKLQELYNEDEDI
- a CDS encoding response regulator → MDNGIPELESIRRQLMSLERRKKPKMLVVDDEPDNLDLLYRTFRRDFNVLKAESGIHALEVLSLEGEVAVIISDQRMPEMKGTEFLSKTVPQFPDTVRIILTGFTDIEDLVDAINSGQVYKYITKPWDPNELKAVVQRATETYELLKQRTEELRRAQAQTALLSTVVQVAQEASSVKACLEPIAIAFGENFDADGCIFQLVQNDSLDSAQGIYSANGPLDNWLAQDPLTQDAIAKKQMQVSVNVPADANLAGVAHYPASGVEAHLIVPITYRDKVLGVLSLQWKRPCQLREDEIKLIHLTAQQVALALLSTNAAA
- a CDS encoding serine/threonine-protein kinase, with the translated sequence MELLHQPEDIVAVQRGTAQERRYRIIDILGQGGIGTTYEAEDLQTQQRVAIKVLSLRRMADWKVLELFEREARILSYLDHPGIPRYIDYFQIETPQNQSFYLVQELAEGRSLFSLVESGWHTTESEVKDIASQILSILTYLHRFTPPVIHRDIKPQNIIRRDDGHIFLVDFGSVNASYQSTMVAGNTVVGTYGYMAPEQFRGQAFPATDLYNLGATLVFLLTHRSPIEFHHTQLKTDLATHLQISPDFTDWLEKLLQPTVEDRFLSAKQALSVLKGEGLLVPKHRRPAGSRITLTKTAKHLVAEIPPKGWEYWDVAEFVFALIWFVTPFFVFSLIGAEFTRSIFLFLTLYSMLVWMIGAVKLKDALFKLWGRSRLEISRKHFWLRWSLLGVFYQVQGRTKDIDRLELISHMRKMDEFLAGVRNQIPQPITVFSLVEGIRTHSLIFSLTTQEKEWLAQELADFLKKPLSTE